Sequence from the Longibacter salinarum genome:
AGAGAGCTCTTCGTGTGTGACCACGATCCAGTCACCGTGTTTTTCAGCCTGATCAAGCAACACGCGATAAAGCATGCGCCAGTGTGCCATAGACTCCAGCAGGCGATCCTCCCAGTTGGTGTGCAAGAGATGCAGGTCATCTTCTAGGTGGTTGGCGATAACGTCGGGTTGCAATGCGAAGTCGTACACTTCCGGAAACCATGATAATCGCTTCAAGCTGGCTGCAAGCGAAACCGGGTGACGGACGATCACAACCGGCTTGACACCGAACTCTCGGTAGAGAAAGTCGGTCGTTAGGCCCGCCATCGGGTCTTTGATTAAAGCGTGACGCCGAAACCAATTTGCTTTAGCGAGTCGAAGGTAGAAGGGGCCGCGACTCCCGAAAAGTCTCTTCGCGACCTTTCGAGCGAGGGGGTCATCGTCGTATTTCGCAGACGACATCCCGATGTCGTACGTAAAAATGTGTCGCACATGGTCGCGATATCGACGAGCGGCATGCGAATGGTCGTTTTTATCGACGTACCGAGCCTTGAGAGCAATCCCCTCGGGAATCGTATAGCCTCCATTAAATGGCTCGTGGATGTAGTCGACGCTCACAGGGTGGCTCAGTACCGAGGCCAAAAATGTCGTGCCGCTACGGATCATGCCCGTAACGAACACCCATGATTCGATCGATGTGGGGTCAATGGACATAGATCTGTACCTGACGACGAGCGTGAGCGAGAGCTAGACAAAGGACGGCTCGCATGAGGAGATGGACAGCGTATCGAAAAGAGATAAGTACTTCCGAGCCATCCCATTCCAAGAGTGGTTCTCGGCGATTCTTCGGGCCGCCCGGCTCATGGAGTCGGAGGTACGTGTTTCTGCAGCGAGCCGACGCAGTTCGACCGCAACGCGTGTCACGTCGTCGGGAT
This genomic interval carries:
- a CDS encoding sulfotransferase family protein translates to MSIDPTSIESWVFVTGMIRSGTTFLASVLSHPVSVDYIHEPFNGGYTIPEGIALKARYVDKNDHSHAARRYRDHVRHIFTYDIGMSSAKYDDDPLARKVAKRLFGSRGPFYLRLAKANWFRRHALIKDPMAGLTTDFLYREFGVKPVVIVRHPVSLAASLKRLSWFPEVYDFALQPDVIANHLEDDLHLLHTNWEDRLLESMAHWRMLYRVLLDQAEKHGDWIVVTHEELSSHPVRVFRRIYRECGLPWSDGVHKKILSLTTNNGKAYASDGRVQDFKRDSASIFEMRRDSVPLNTRRDIFEITSEIALRIYDRESFKLGDLTPS